One window of Fodinicurvata sediminis DSM 21159 genomic DNA carries:
- a CDS encoding pyruvate dehydrogenase complex E1 component subunit beta, with protein MPTEILMPALSPTMTEGKLAKWLKKEGDEVSAGDVLAEIETDKATMEVEAVDEGTLGKILVAEGTDNVAVNEVIALLLDEGEDKSALEQATAGGADKQKGGDDKPAAQEPDSSDEDADQKVPAQPRKEEAPAAEPEWDGPTEKQTVREALRDAMAEEMRQDDRVFLLGEEIAEYEGAYKVTQNLLAEFGPKRVIDTPITEHGFTGLGVGAAMYGMRPVIEFMTFNFAMQAMDQIINSAAKTLYMSGGQIENPVVFRGPNGAASRVAAQHSQCYASWYAHIPGLKVVSPWSAGDAKGLLKSAIRDPNPVVFLENEILYGQSFEVPKSDDWTVPIGKAKVVREGSDVTIVAFSIMVGRALEAAERLSEEEGLEAEVIDLRTLRPLDTQTIVKSVQKTNRIVSAEEGWPVAGMGSEVAAIMMEEAFDWLDAPVVRVTGADVPLPYAANLEKLALPQSGVIFDAAKGVCYR; from the coding sequence ATGCCCACAGAGATTCTGATGCCAGCACTTTCCCCGACCATGACGGAAGGCAAGCTGGCCAAATGGCTCAAGAAAGAAGGTGACGAGGTTTCAGCCGGCGATGTCCTGGCGGAAATCGAGACCGACAAGGCGACCATGGAGGTCGAAGCCGTCGATGAAGGAACACTTGGCAAGATCCTTGTTGCCGAAGGCACGGATAACGTTGCAGTGAATGAAGTCATTGCACTGCTGCTGGATGAGGGCGAGGACAAGTCTGCACTTGAGCAGGCAACAGCAGGTGGTGCTGACAAGCAAAAGGGCGGGGATGACAAGCCTGCAGCGCAGGAGCCTGATTCCTCGGATGAGGACGCTGACCAAAAGGTACCGGCACAGCCCCGGAAGGAGGAGGCGCCGGCCGCGGAACCCGAGTGGGACGGCCCAACAGAAAAGCAGACGGTTCGTGAAGCCTTGCGCGATGCCATGGCCGAGGAGATGCGTCAGGATGATCGCGTTTTCCTGCTCGGTGAGGAAATTGCTGAGTATGAAGGTGCCTACAAGGTCACCCAAAACCTGTTGGCTGAGTTCGGACCCAAACGGGTGATCGACACGCCGATTACCGAGCATGGCTTCACCGGCCTTGGTGTTGGTGCAGCCATGTATGGCATGCGTCCAGTCATCGAGTTCATGACTTTCAATTTTGCCATGCAGGCCATGGACCAGATCATCAACTCGGCAGCCAAGACGCTCTACATGTCTGGAGGCCAGATCGAAAACCCGGTCGTGTTCCGAGGTCCCAACGGTGCGGCATCGCGCGTGGCCGCCCAGCATTCCCAGTGCTATGCCAGTTGGTACGCTCACATACCTGGACTGAAAGTGGTCTCGCCCTGGTCGGCCGGGGATGCCAAGGGCCTGTTGAAGTCCGCAATCCGTGACCCCAATCCCGTCGTTTTCCTGGAGAATGAAATTCTCTATGGCCAATCCTTCGAGGTGCCGAAGAGCGACGATTGGACCGTTCCGATTGGCAAGGCCAAGGTGGTGCGCGAAGGCAGCGATGTCACGATCGTCGCCTTTTCGATCATGGTCGGCCGGGCGCTGGAGGCTGCAGAGCGCTTGTCGGAGGAAGAAGGGCTGGAGGCTGAAGTCATTGACCTCCGGACGTTAAGGCCTCTGGACACGCAAACCATCGTGAAGTCCGTGCAGAAGACAAATCGCATAGTGTCGGCCGAAGAGGGATGGCCGGTTGCGGGTATGGGCTCGGAGGTCGCTGCCATAATGATGGAAGAGGCCTTCGACTGGCTGGATGCACCTGTCGTCAGGGTAACAGGTGCGGACGTGCCGCTGCCCTATGCTGCAAATCTCGAGAAACTGGCCCTGCCGCAATCCGGAGTTATCTTCGATGCGGCAAAGGGTGTGTGCTATCGCTGA
- a CDS encoding CTP synthase — translation MTRFIFITGGVVSSLGKGLASASLGALLQARGYKVRLRKLDPYLNVDPGTMSPYQHGEVYVTDDGAETDLDLGHYERFTGVSSRRTDNVTTGQIYSRILAKERRGDYLGATVQVIPHVTDEIKEFIRSDIEGEDFIICEIGGTVGDIESLPFLEAIRQLGNELGPSSTLYMHLTLVPYIASAGELKTKPSQHSVKELQAVGIQPDILVCRSEHEIDWDARRKLALFCNLREEAVIQALDVDTIYAVPRAYHEEGMDTVVCRHFGLGDEEPDLSIWDQITDTVRHPDGEISIGVVGKYTSLIDAYKSLNEALIHGGIANRVRVKIKWLDAEIFEDKTRIHELEDVNGILVPGGFGERGTQGKIEAVRFAREHKVPYFGICLGMQMAVIESARNMADMPQAGSSEFGSADPAIVGLLTEWLRGNEVETRTASGDMGGTMRLGAYPAVLQDGSKVESIYGVQQISERHRHRYEVNVYHRQALEQTGLVFSGLSPDGSLPEIVELPSHPWFIGVQFHPELKSKPFAPHPLFTSFIKAAVEQSRLM, via the coding sequence ATGACGCGGTTTATTTTCATCACCGGCGGCGTGGTTTCATCCCTCGGCAAAGGTCTCGCTTCAGCTTCGCTCGGTGCGTTGCTTCAGGCGCGTGGATACAAGGTCCGGCTGCGCAAGCTCGACCCCTATCTAAATGTGGATCCTGGGACCATGAGTCCCTATCAGCATGGTGAGGTCTATGTCACCGATGATGGTGCGGAAACGGACCTGGATCTTGGGCACTACGAGCGTTTCACGGGCGTGTCTTCCCGGCGAACGGACAACGTGACGACTGGCCAGATTTACTCTCGCATCCTGGCAAAGGAGAGGCGCGGAGATTACCTGGGAGCGACAGTTCAGGTCATTCCGCACGTAACGGATGAAATCAAGGAATTCATCCGCAGCGATATCGAGGGCGAAGACTTCATCATTTGTGAGATCGGTGGAACCGTTGGTGACATTGAAAGCCTCCCGTTCCTGGAAGCCATCAGACAATTGGGCAACGAGCTGGGGCCATCCAGCACGCTCTACATGCACCTGACGCTCGTGCCCTACATTGCTTCAGCCGGTGAATTGAAAACAAAACCCAGCCAGCACTCTGTCAAGGAACTGCAGGCAGTGGGAATCCAGCCTGATATTCTGGTTTGTCGTTCCGAACATGAGATTGATTGGGATGCCCGGCGCAAGCTGGCGCTTTTCTGCAACCTGCGCGAAGAAGCCGTCATCCAGGCGCTTGACGTTGATACCATCTATGCCGTGCCGCGTGCCTATCACGAGGAAGGCATGGACACCGTCGTTTGCCGCCACTTCGGGCTGGGTGATGAGGAGCCTGACCTGTCCATCTGGGACCAGATCACGGATACCGTACGTCACCCAGACGGAGAGATCTCGATTGGTGTCGTGGGCAAGTACACCAGCCTTATCGATGCCTACAAGTCACTGAATGAAGCATTGATCCATGGCGGTATCGCCAACCGTGTCCGTGTGAAGATCAAGTGGCTGGATGCAGAGATTTTCGAGGACAAGACTCGCATTCACGAACTGGAGGATGTGAACGGTATTCTGGTTCCTGGAGGCTTTGGAGAGCGTGGAACGCAAGGCAAGATCGAGGCGGTGCGCTTTGCGCGTGAGCACAAAGTGCCCTATTTTGGAATCTGTTTAGGCATGCAGATGGCGGTTATCGAGTCTGCACGCAACATGGCCGATATGCCCCAAGCCGGGTCCAGTGAATTTGGTTCTGCCGATCCTGCGATTGTCGGTTTGCTGACCGAATGGCTTCGTGGCAACGAAGTTGAAACGCGTACAGCTTCCGGAGATATGGGTGGAACCATGCGCCTTGGAGCCTATCCGGCCGTGCTACAGGACGGAAGCAAGGTTGAAAGCATCTATGGGGTTCAGCAGATCAGTGAGCGCCACAGGCATCGTTATGAAGTGAACGTCTACCACAGGCAGGCTCTCGAGCAGACCGGATTGGTCTTCTCCGGACTGTCACCGGACGGAAGCCTTCCTGAAATTGTCGAGCTACCGAGCCACCCCTGGTTTATTGGCGTTCAATTTCATCCTGAACTGAAATCGAAACCCTTTGCCCCACACCCGCTATTCACATCCTTCATCAAGGCGGCTGTTGAGCAATCGCGCCTCATGTAG
- the kdsA gene encoding 3-deoxy-8-phosphooctulonate synthase — MSAPNTVSIGDLNIANDRPLSVIAGPCAMESRAHALEMSQALKEITNSLGVGLIYKSSFDKANRTSLKSNRGVGMSEGLPILAEVRETLGCPVLTDVHDAAQCAPVGEAVDVLQIPAFLCRQTDLLVAAAETGCAVNVKKGQFLAPWDMRNVAEKLRASGNDRVLLTERGVSFGYNTLVSDMRGLPIMASQTGCPIVFDATHSVQQPGGQGGTSGGQREFVPVLARAAVAVGVSAVFMEVHQDPDNAPSDGPNMVHLKDFHGLLETLVAFDRLAKDNPVELT; from the coding sequence ATGTCTGCGCCAAATACCGTTTCCATAGGCGACCTGAACATTGCAAATGACCGCCCCCTGAGCGTCATTGCCGGCCCCTGTGCCATGGAAAGCCGTGCACATGCCCTGGAAATGAGCCAGGCGCTCAAGGAGATCACTAATTCTCTTGGTGTCGGATTGATCTACAAGTCGTCCTTCGACAAAGCGAACCGTACGAGCCTGAAATCCAACCGTGGTGTCGGTATGTCGGAGGGATTGCCTATCCTGGCAGAGGTTCGGGAAACGCTCGGCTGTCCCGTTCTGACGGATGTGCATGATGCCGCTCAGTGCGCGCCCGTCGGAGAGGCAGTTGATGTCCTTCAGATTCCAGCCTTTCTTTGCCGGCAGACGGACCTGCTCGTTGCTGCCGCAGAAACCGGTTGCGCCGTGAATGTCAAGAAAGGGCAGTTCCTTGCCCCGTGGGATATGCGCAATGTTGCAGAGAAACTGCGTGCCAGTGGCAATGATCGTGTACTCCTGACCGAGCGCGGTGTTTCCTTCGGCTACAATACACTTGTTTCGGATATGCGTGGCTTGCCGATCATGGCGTCGCAGACCGGTTGCCCGATTGTTTTTGATGCAACGCATTCTGTTCAGCAGCCAGGCGGTCAGGGCGGAACCTCGGGGGGGCAACGGGAGTTCGTTCCCGTTCTTGCCCGTGCCGCAGTAGCTGTCGGTGTTTCGGCGGTCTTCATGGAGGTGCATCAGGATCCGGACAATGCACCGAGCGACGGACCGAACATGGTTCACCTGAAGGACTTTCACGGACTGCTGGAAACACTTGTTGCCTTTGACCGGCTGGCCAAGGACAATCCGGTCGAACTGACCTGA
- the pdhA gene encoding pyruvate dehydrogenase (acetyl-transferring) E1 component subunit alpha → MATRASQGRKTSTSASSSDSGSKSSKSSQSKSPRKKTTTARSSQTRSSQKGGVSRQAGLAKKESKESLLNLYEEMLLIRRFEEKAGQMYGMGLIGGFCHLYIGQEAVVVGMQAAQGDEDAVVTSYRDHGHMLATGMDPKGVMAELTGRRTGYSKGKGGSMHMFSRNKKFYGGHGIVGAQVPIGTGIGFAMNYAGEDGVCVTYLGDGALNQGQVYESFNMAALWKIPVVYVIENNKYGMGTSIERSSAKSTELYNRGQAYGIPGVQVDGMDVLAVKAASDKVLEHVRSGKGPYIMEMLTYRYRGHSMSDPAKYRSKEEVQRMRTEQDPIERLRTVMLQDEIVSEADLKEIDKKVKEVVGEAAEFAQNSEEPDPSELWTDVYIEAVAAE, encoded by the coding sequence ATGGCCACCCGCGCATCACAAGGGCGTAAAACATCGACGTCCGCTTCCTCCTCTGATTCGGGAAGCAAGAGCAGCAAGAGTTCCCAGAGCAAATCTCCCCGGAAGAAAACGACAACGGCTCGCAGCTCCCAGACTCGTAGCTCCCAGAAGGGCGGTGTTTCACGCCAGGCCGGACTCGCGAAGAAGGAAAGCAAGGAGAGTCTGCTGAATCTCTATGAAGAGATGCTCCTGATCCGCCGTTTCGAGGAAAAGGCGGGGCAGATGTACGGAATGGGCCTGATTGGAGGCTTCTGTCATCTCTACATCGGCCAGGAAGCCGTGGTTGTTGGCATGCAGGCTGCCCAGGGCGATGAAGACGCTGTCGTGACCTCTTACCGCGATCATGGTCACATGCTTGCGACCGGAATGGATCCAAAGGGCGTGATGGCCGAGTTGACAGGCCGTCGTACCGGTTACTCCAAGGGCAAGGGCGGCTCGATGCACATGTTCAGCCGCAACAAGAAGTTCTATGGCGGACATGGCATTGTCGGTGCCCAGGTTCCGATCGGAACCGGCATAGGATTTGCCATGAATTATGCTGGAGAGGACGGTGTCTGTGTAACCTATCTTGGCGACGGTGCCCTCAATCAGGGACAGGTCTATGAATCCTTCAACATGGCTGCTCTCTGGAAAATTCCGGTCGTCTACGTGATCGAGAACAACAAGTACGGCATGGGAACTTCCATCGAACGCTCTTCAGCCAAGTCCACTGAACTCTACAATCGGGGACAGGCCTACGGCATTCCGGGTGTTCAGGTGGACGGAATGGATGTGCTTGCCGTCAAGGCAGCCAGCGACAAGGTCCTGGAACACGTCCGCTCCGGAAAGGGCCCCTACATAATGGAGATGCTGACCTATCGCTATCGTGGGCATTCCATGTCCGATCCAGCAAAATACCGGTCCAAGGAAGAAGTCCAGAGGATGCGCACGGAGCAGGATCCCATCGAGAGGCTGCGTACGGTCATGCTTCAGGACGAGATCGTTTCGGAGGCCGACCTCAAGGAGATCGACAAGAAGGTCAAGGAGGTCGTCGGCGAGGCTGCCGAATTCGCCCAGAACAGTGAGGAGCCCGATCCCTCAGAGCTTTGGACGGATGTCTATATCGAAGCTGTAGCGGCTGAATAA
- the secG gene encoding preprotein translocase subunit SecG, with the protein MMQILLIVHLLIVLALIGVVLLQKSEGGGLGIGGGGGGGASGGMGGFMTGRGSANFLSRTTAVLAVCFMATSITLSILAGTQTEPTSILDNIGEDSDTPSLQNEGATGDEGEATGQADDGGDGSSDPSVPIQ; encoded by the coding sequence ATGATGCAGATTCTGTTGATCGTACACCTCCTGATCGTATTGGCCCTGATTGGCGTCGTCTTGCTTCAGAAAAGCGAAGGCGGCGGACTGGGTATTGGAGGCGGTGGAGGCGGTGGCGCCAGCGGCGGCATGGGCGGCTTCATGACAGGCCGCGGGTCCGCCAACTTTCTTAGCCGCACGACCGCCGTGCTTGCGGTCTGTTTCATGGCGACCAGCATAACTCTGAGCATTCTGGCGGGTACACAAACCGAGCCAACGTCCATTCTCGACAATATCGGCGAGGACAGCGATACGCCAAGTTTGCAGAATGAGGGTGCCACTGGAGATGAAGGCGAAGCTACCGGACAAGCGGATGATGGTGGCGACGGTTCTTCTGACCCGAGTGTTCCGATCCAGTAG
- the lpdA gene encoding dihydrolipoyl dehydrogenase gives MAENSYDLIVIGSGPGGYVAAIRAAQLGMKAAVVEREHLGGICLNWGCIPTKALLRTSELYGHMNHAGDFGLSADKVGFDLAKVVKRSRDVSKQLNSGVGHLLNKNKVTVIDGEGQLAGNGKIDVSKDGKKVGDYQAKHILLATGARPRVLPGIEPDKKLIWTYFEAMVPETMPKSLLVVGSGAIGIEFASFYRTMGAEVTVVEVLPEILPVEDKEISAFARKQLEKQGIKFLTSAKVTKADKGKNDVTCTVEDEKGKSQKIKVDRVISAAGVQGNIENLGLDNTKVKTDRGLIKTDGYGATDEPGVYAIGDVAGPPMLAHKASHEGVICVEKIAGNNPHPMDKNLIPGCTYCQPQIASVGLTEEQAKEAGHETKIGHFPFIGNGKAIALGETEGMVKTVFDAKTGQLLGAHMVGAEVTELIQGYVVAMNLETTEQELMHSIFPHPTLSEMMHESVLDAYGQAIHF, from the coding sequence GTGGCGGAGAATTCATACGACCTGATCGTCATAGGCAGTGGGCCGGGTGGATATGTTGCTGCTATTCGCGCTGCCCAGCTTGGCATGAAGGCGGCCGTGGTAGAGCGTGAACACTTGGGTGGCATCTGCCTGAATTGGGGCTGCATTCCCACCAAAGCGCTTCTACGAACCTCGGAACTCTATGGGCACATGAACCATGCCGGAGATTTCGGGCTGTCGGCTGACAAGGTTGGGTTTGATCTTGCAAAAGTCGTCAAACGCTCTCGCGATGTTTCCAAGCAGCTCAACAGCGGCGTCGGGCATCTGCTCAATAAGAACAAGGTTACCGTCATAGACGGTGAAGGTCAGCTGGCCGGGAATGGCAAGATCGATGTCAGCAAGGACGGCAAGAAGGTAGGGGACTATCAGGCCAAGCACATCCTCCTGGCAACCGGCGCGCGTCCCAGAGTTCTTCCCGGTATTGAACCTGATAAGAAGCTGATCTGGACCTATTTCGAAGCCATGGTTCCCGAGACCATGCCGAAATCCCTTCTTGTCGTCGGCTCCGGCGCGATCGGCATTGAGTTTGCCAGCTTCTATCGCACCATGGGCGCAGAGGTAACCGTGGTCGAGGTGCTGCCCGAAATCCTTCCGGTGGAGGATAAGGAGATATCCGCCTTCGCGCGCAAGCAGCTTGAGAAGCAAGGCATCAAGTTCCTGACCAGTGCGAAGGTGACGAAAGCGGACAAAGGCAAGAACGATGTGACCTGTACCGTCGAGGACGAAAAGGGCAAGTCTCAGAAGATCAAGGTGGACCGCGTGATCTCTGCTGCCGGTGTTCAGGGCAATATCGAGAACCTCGGTCTCGACAACACCAAGGTCAAGACGGATCGCGGATTGATCAAGACGGATGGCTATGGGGCCACCGACGAGCCGGGTGTCTATGCCATAGGTGATGTGGCAGGGCCTCCAATGTTGGCACACAAGGCCAGCCATGAAGGCGTCATCTGTGTCGAGAAGATCGCGGGTAACAATCCACACCCCATGGACAAGAACCTCATTCCCGGCTGCACCTATTGCCAGCCGCAAATCGCCAGTGTCGGCTTGACCGAGGAACAAGCCAAGGAGGCCGGGCACGAGACCAAGATTGGCCATTTTCCTTTTATCGGCAACGGCAAGGCCATTGCCCTCGGCGAAACAGAGGGTATGGTGAAAACCGTCTTCGATGCGAAGACGGGTCAGTTGCTGGGTGCTCACATGGTGGGGGCCGAAGTTACAGAACTGATCCAGGGATACGTAGTTGCCATGAACCTGGAAACGACGGAGCAGGAACTGATGCACAGCATTTTCCCGCATCCAACGCTTTCCGAAATGATGCACGAGAGTGTGCTTGACGCTTACGGTCAAGCCATCCACTTCTAG
- the eno gene encoding phosphopyruvate hydratase, translated as MSAITDIHAREILDSRGTPTVEVDVILETGAFGRAAVPSGASTGAHEAVELRDSDSARYLGKGVQNAVNAVNHEIFDAVSGLDASNQGEIDATMIALDGTENKARLGANAILGVSLATAKAAAQDSGLPFYRYVGGAYASNLPLPLMNIVNGGAHADNPIDFQEFMIAPVGAAGIREAVRIGAEVFQALKAALKRAGHNTNVGDEGGFAPGLRSSREALDFITASIEQAGYKPGDDVVLALDCAATEFFEKGGYNLSGEGRRLGASEMVDYMKELVEAYPIASIEDGMAEDDWEGWRLLTEQLGGQVQLVGDDLFVTNTRRLQQGIQDGAGNAILVKVNQIGTLTETLDCVETAMRHGFGAVMSHRSGETEDTTIADLAVATNCGQIKTGSLSRSDRLAKYNQLIRIEEELGRQARFPGKSVFR; from the coding sequence ATGAGCGCCATTACCGATATTCATGCCCGCGAGATCCTGGATTCACGCGGCACTCCAACCGTCGAAGTGGATGTGATCCTGGAAACGGGGGCCTTTGGTCGCGCGGCCGTACCCTCTGGGGCCTCGACGGGCGCTCACGAGGCTGTGGAGCTTCGTGACTCGGACAGCGCACGCTATCTCGGGAAGGGCGTCCAGAATGCCGTGAATGCCGTCAATCACGAGATATTCGATGCCGTATCTGGCCTGGATGCCAGCAACCAGGGCGAGATCGATGCCACCATGATTGCGCTAGACGGGACCGAAAACAAAGCCCGCCTCGGGGCCAACGCAATTCTTGGCGTTTCCTTGGCGACAGCCAAGGCGGCCGCACAGGACAGCGGGCTTCCATTCTATCGCTATGTTGGCGGCGCTTATGCTTCGAACCTGCCGCTGCCCTTGATGAACATCGTCAATGGCGGCGCGCATGCCGACAACCCGATAGACTTTCAGGAATTCATGATCGCCCCGGTCGGCGCTGCTGGCATTCGTGAAGCCGTTCGTATAGGCGCAGAGGTCTTCCAGGCGCTCAAGGCGGCACTGAAGCGCGCAGGACACAATACGAATGTCGGGGATGAAGGAGGTTTTGCACCAGGCCTCCGGTCCAGTCGTGAAGCACTGGATTTCATCACTGCTTCGATCGAGCAGGCTGGGTACAAGCCCGGCGATGATGTTGTCCTGGCCCTGGATTGTGCCGCAACGGAGTTCTTCGAGAAGGGGGGCTATAACCTGAGTGGTGAGGGACGTCGCCTCGGGGCTTCGGAAATGGTAGATTACATGAAGGAACTGGTCGAAGCTTATCCAATCGCTTCCATAGAAGACGGCATGGCTGAAGATGATTGGGAGGGCTGGCGCCTATTGACCGAGCAACTCGGCGGCCAGGTTCAGCTGGTCGGCGACGATCTGTTTGTCACGAATACACGTCGACTACAGCAGGGAATACAGGACGGCGCTGGTAACGCGATCCTCGTGAAGGTCAACCAGATTGGAACCCTGACGGAAACGCTCGATTGCGTAGAGACCGCAATGCGTCATGGCTTTGGTGCTGTCATGTCGCATCGCTCGGGCGAAACCGAAGATACGACTATCGCTGACTTGGCCGTTGCCACCAATTGCGGGCAGATCAAGACGGGGTCGCTCTCTCGTTCGGACCGCTTGGCCAAATACAATCAGCTGATCCGGATTGAGGAAGAACTAGGACGCCAGGCCCGCTTTCCAGGGAAAAGCGTTTTCCGCTGA
- a CDS encoding FtsB family cell division protein produces MAVLNEIRDRIRQVAPQVLAACVVAYFVFHAIQGDRGLLAYLQLTQQLEETEVVAQDLADRRMAWEHKVSLLKPGSLDPDMLEERARSVLNYLRDDEVVIYLPEERTRTDAD; encoded by the coding sequence ATGGCAGTTCTAAACGAAATTCGTGACCGGATACGACAGGTGGCCCCTCAGGTGTTGGCCGCGTGTGTTGTCGCCTATTTCGTTTTTCATGCGATACAGGGCGATCGCGGTCTTCTTGCCTACCTGCAGCTCACCCAGCAGCTTGAGGAAACCGAAGTTGTCGCTCAGGATCTAGCCGATCGCCGGATGGCATGGGAGCATAAGGTTTCATTGCTAAAGCCAGGTAGCCTCGATCCTGACATGCTTGAAGAAAGAGCACGCAGCGTCCTGAACTACTTACGCGATGATGAAGTGGTCATATACCTGCCAGAAGAGCGTACACGTACAGACGCTGATTAA
- a CDS encoding pyruvate dehydrogenase complex dihydrolipoamide acetyltransferase — MPTNILMPALSPTMTEGTLAKWHKKEGDEVSAGDVLAEIETDKATMEVEAVDEGTLGKILVQDGTENVAVNDVIAILLDEGEDQSALEGAVKEAQQGGGQEPAKEEQAKEEKKDSSTAKAEDDQSSAKQAPEAASKKRTNQEKGADKGGRIFASPLARRMAEQSGLDLAQLKGSGPNGRIVKADIEKALETGAGKAEAAPAREAAAPTAAAPAAAAGPGAKEMADMLGLSYQQEALSGMRKTIARRLTESKQTVPHFYLTIDCELDALLKVRKELNEKNEDGKISVNDFVIRAVALALQKVPAANASYDESGMLYYDHADISMAVATPAGLITPIIKNAGGKGLSTIAREAKELAQKARDNKLKPEEYQGGTFSISNLGMYGVKHFDAVINPPQGCILAIGAGEQRPVVKDGALAIATVMSCTLSVDHRAVDGAVGAEFLAAFKKLIEDPMTMLL, encoded by the coding sequence ATGCCTACGAACATACTGATGCCGGCGCTGTCACCGACAATGACGGAAGGTACGCTTGCCAAGTGGCACAAGAAGGAAGGGGATGAGGTTTCGGCAGGCGATGTGCTTGCCGAGATCGAGACCGACAAGGCGACCATGGAGGTCGAAGCCGTCGATGAAGGCACCTTGGGCAAGATCCTGGTGCAGGATGGCACAGAGAATGTTGCCGTAAACGATGTTATCGCCATCCTTCTGGATGAGGGTGAGGATCAATCGGCCCTGGAAGGTGCCGTCAAGGAGGCCCAACAGGGGGGTGGACAGGAACCGGCCAAGGAAGAACAGGCGAAGGAAGAGAAGAAGGACAGCTCCACGGCCAAAGCCGAGGATGACCAGAGTTCGGCCAAGCAGGCTCCGGAAGCCGCTTCCAAGAAGAGAACGAATCAGGAAAAAGGTGCCGATAAGGGCGGCCGGATCTTTGCCAGTCCCTTGGCGCGGCGCATGGCTGAACAGTCGGGACTTGATCTGGCGCAACTCAAGGGTTCCGGACCCAATGGGCGGATCGTCAAGGCTGATATCGAAAAGGCGCTGGAAACCGGTGCTGGGAAAGCAGAGGCTGCACCCGCACGGGAAGCTGCTGCACCGACCGCTGCAGCACCTGCTGCAGCTGCGGGGCCGGGCGCCAAGGAAATGGCGGACATGCTTGGCCTATCCTACCAGCAGGAAGCGCTTTCAGGCATGCGCAAGACGATTGCGCGCCGCTTGACGGAATCCAAGCAGACGGTACCGCATTTCTACCTGACCATAGATTGCGAACTGGATGCCTTGCTGAAGGTCCGCAAGGAGCTGAACGAGAAGAACGAAGACGGGAAAATTTCGGTCAACGACTTCGTCATCCGTGCGGTTGCTCTGGCCTTGCAGAAGGTCCCTGCGGCCAATGCCTCCTATGACGAGTCCGGTATGCTCTATTATGATCATGCCGACATTTCCATGGCGGTGGCCACACCCGCCGGATTGATCACGCCGATCATCAAGAATGCCGGGGGCAAGGGACTTTCGACCATTGCCCGCGAAGCGAAGGAATTGGCTCAGAAGGCCCGCGACAACAAGTTGAAACCCGAAGAATACCAGGGTGGCACCTTCTCGATTTCCAACCTGGGCATGTACGGGGTCAAGCATTTCGATGCCGTTATCAATCCGCCACAGGGCTGTATTCTGGCCATAGGCGCCGGCGAGCAGCGTCCAGTGGTCAAGGATGGTGCGCTTGCCATCGCGACGGTCATGAGCTGCACGCTTTCCGTGGACCACCGCGCCGTCGATGGTGCCGTGGGGGCGGAGTTCCTGGCCGCCTTCAAGAAGCTGATCGAAGACCCCATGACAATGCTGCTATAA